The proteins below are encoded in one region of Methanospirillum lacunae:
- a CDS encoding MEMAR_RS02690 family S-layer glycoprotein — translation MNARIVVLMMVLVACAFIALPASAALNKVSQGGDIFLGEKNLDVSAATGGAKQIAWWQPGSNSDTEQPADIQTVSDNKAFYVSPDIFVGKTGIWYQWNGTVKGSPAFNVKEPSLSLKIWDATAGEDITGKAIPVGNYANFAVETNMQSLATRPGYQAADGPFKLKVKTSDGGVYQQLVGNNGKSWPLNALTVNQQLWYWVGEGSDHTKFAKNDGWNTAAEDQNNNRLYKAGVYTVWAECNANAMKDMYKAPDGSDYTGKTVSAVKSVQIATDQVKIEANKDTVVRGNPFSVTITGVPNAEYILWVKGTNSMTGATGDQPPMILTTQDNVKQDDPAGPYEIGKYQYEGGAGKSVKQDVPDDPDYHGTKCYAQVKLNSSGTRTVEFKTTKDTKDKKYTVRVERKSGNQYKSDEVDIKVEKGDVTIVAAGDQSYYLGEEVKLSGTNSETDTTYLFITGPNLPTAGAMLKSPKKEVNNNQPQSFDVADVQDDDTYEYKWQTANLEMDAGTYTIYAVSAPNDKDHLNDAQYDTVSLVIKKPYIQATASGSVVAKGDKLYVRGTAEGDPSLGVALWILGKNKVIYATESVNDDMSFEYEVTKETTKSLYAGQY, via the coding sequence ATGAACGCACGAATAGTAGTTTTAATGATGGTGCTTGTCGCATGTGCATTTATTGCACTTCCGGCATCTGCAGCCCTCAACAAGGTCAGCCAGGGAGGAGATATCTTCCTTGGAGAAAAGAACCTTGATGTGAGCGCAGCAACCGGCGGCGCCAAGCAGATTGCATGGTGGCAGCCAGGCAGCAACTCAGATACTGAGCAGCCTGCTGACATTCAGACAGTTAGCGATAACAAAGCATTCTACGTTTCACCAGACATCTTTGTCGGTAAGACCGGTATCTGGTACCAGTGGAATGGGACTGTAAAGGGTTCCCCAGCCTTCAACGTGAAGGAGCCTTCTCTCAGTCTTAAGATCTGGGATGCAACCGCAGGTGAGGATATCACCGGCAAGGCAATTCCAGTCGGCAACTACGCTAACTTTGCAGTTGAGACCAACATGCAGAGCCTTGCAACCCGTCCAGGGTACCAGGCAGCTGATGGTCCGTTCAAGCTGAAGGTCAAGACCTCAGACGGCGGTGTATACCAGCAGCTTGTTGGAAACAACGGCAAATCATGGCCACTTAATGCTCTGACCGTCAACCAGCAACTCTGGTACTGGGTTGGAGAAGGCAGTGACCACACCAAGTTCGCAAAGAACGACGGGTGGAACACCGCAGCCGAAGACCAGAACAACAACCGCCTGTACAAGGCTGGTGTGTACACGGTCTGGGCAGAGTGTAACGCCAATGCAATGAAGGATATGTACAAGGCACCAGATGGCTCGGACTACACCGGAAAGACTGTTTCCGCTGTAAAGAGCGTTCAGATTGCCACCGATCAAGTAAAGATCGAAGCCAACAAGGACACAGTAGTCCGTGGCAATCCGTTCTCCGTCACCATCACTGGTGTTCCAAATGCAGAGTACATTCTCTGGGTTAAGGGAACCAACTCCATGACCGGTGCAACTGGCGATCAGCCTCCGATGATCCTGACCACTCAGGACAACGTCAAGCAGGATGACCCAGCAGGCCCATACGAGATTGGAAAATACCAGTACGAGGGTGGCGCAGGGAAGAGCGTTAAGCAAGATGTCCCCGACGACCCCGACTACCATGGAACCAAGTGCTACGCGCAGGTAAAACTCAATTCCAGTGGTACCCGAACCGTTGAGTTCAAGACAACCAAAGACACCAAGGACAAGAAGTACACCGTTCGTGTCGAGCGCAAGTCCGGCAACCAGTACAAGTCCGATGAGGTCGATATCAAGGTAGAGAAGGGCGATGTTACCATCGTCGCTGCAGGCGACCAGAGCTACTACCTTGGTGAGGAAGTCAAACTCTCCGGAACTAACTCCGAGACTGACACTACCTATCTCTTCATCACTGGTCCAAACCTCCCAACCGCAGGTGCAATGCTCAAGTCTCCAAAGAAAGAAGTCAACAACAACCAGCCACAGTCCTTTGATGTAGCTGATGTTCAGGATGACGACACTTACGAGTACAAGTGGCAGACTGCAAACCTCGAGATGGATGCAGGAACCTACACTATCTACGCGGTTAGCGCACCAAACGACAAGGATCACCTGAATGATGCACAGTACGACACTGTCTCACTCGTGATCAAGAAGCCATACATCCAGGCAACTGCATCCGGCTCAGTCGTTGCAAAGGGTGACAAGCTCTACGTCAGAGGTACTGCAGAAGGCGACCCATCACTGGGAGTTGCACTGTGGATCCTCGGTAAGAACAAGGTTATCTACGCAACCGAATCCGTGAACGATGACATGTCGTTCGAGTACGAGGTTACCAAGGAAACTACCAAGAGCCTCTATGCAGGTCAGTAC
- a CDS encoding tripartite tricarboxylate transporter permease, with product MIPLLSGLMFGLVCGVISGLIPGIHSNTMAGIMAGLSPVLFPVIGAEGLVAALISMLIGHSFLDLIPSTFFGIPDSGTALSTLPAHALTLEGKGEEAVRLSALGCIYGIIIGVPVAILAYVLLTPIQSYIDWVCGPLLILIMGMVIIQEGSVLWALLIFASSGLLGLFAFRFQYLVWNLNGESAVLMPLLTGLFGLSVLIVSSHTQVPRQRYANLGLETKSILYASLSGTIAGLLVGWLPGLSTASATAVINARIKYDTNRRTYLVAAGAAACANVVVGLAAFYGIERTRNGVMVMISSLDPPSFPVLLLIVIIASGAAYLITLSMSSCAKWFSGLDGKMVNTLVAGFVILLCGVICGPFGLFILVCATGIGLIPGFLNLSRVPCMGVVTLPVILYSLGLWGF from the coding sequence ATGATTCCTCTTCTGTCAGGGCTTATGTTCGGGCTTGTGTGTGGTGTTATCAGTGGCCTTATTCCAGGCATTCATTCAAACACGATGGCAGGAATCATGGCAGGTCTTTCTCCTGTATTGTTCCCCGTAATCGGAGCTGAAGGTCTTGTTGCTGCACTGATTTCCATGCTTATCGGTCACTCATTTCTAGATCTGATTCCGTCTACGTTTTTTGGAATTCCTGATTCCGGGACTGCCTTGTCAACGCTCCCGGCACATGCTCTTACACTGGAAGGGAAAGGGGAAGAAGCTGTCAGGCTATCTGCTCTTGGATGTATTTATGGTATAATTATCGGAGTGCCGGTGGCGATACTGGCATATGTTCTCCTGACTCCCATCCAATCATATATTGACTGGGTCTGTGGACCTCTTCTGATTCTGATCATGGGGATGGTAATTATTCAGGAAGGGTCAGTTCTCTGGGCTCTTTTGATCTTTGCATCATCAGGCCTTCTCGGGCTTTTTGCATTCAGGTTTCAATATCTTGTCTGGAACCTGAATGGTGAGAGTGCTGTTTTGATGCCTCTTCTAACCGGGCTTTTTGGTCTTTCTGTATTGATCGTATCCTCCCATACTCAGGTTCCACGGCAGCGGTATGCAAATCTTGGACTTGAGACTAAAAGTATTCTGTATGCCTCACTTTCAGGCACAATTGCCGGGTTGTTGGTTGGTTGGCTCCCTGGTCTTTCAACGGCATCAGCGACAGCTGTGATAAATGCAAGAATAAAATATGATACAAACAGGCGGACATACCTGGTCGCCGCCGGTGCAGCAGCATGTGCAAATGTGGTTGTGGGTCTTGCTGCATTCTATGGAATAGAAAGAACCAGAAACGGGGTTATGGTTATGATCTCCTCGCTAGACCCCCCTTCATTTCCGGTTCTCCTCCTTATCGTTATCATTGCATCAGGTGCCGCGTATCTGATTACATTGAGTATGTCATCGTGTGCCAAATGGTTCTCCGGATTGGATGGAAAAATGGTGAATACTCTGGTTGCAGGATTTGTGATCCTGTTGTGCGGGGTGATCTGTGGTCCTTTTGGGTTATTCATCCTAGTATGTGCCACGGGAATAGGTCTTATTCCAGGATTCCTGAATCTGTCACGGGTACCATGTATGGGGGTTGTAACATTGCCGGTTATTCTATATTCACTTGGACTTTGGGGTTTCTGA
- a CDS encoding fibrillarin-like rRNA/tRNA 2'-O-methyltransferase — protein MIWQDGILCSTGKAIKGDRMIGPLRVWPPERSKLAALYYLGSGPEIIKTDQILYLGAASGTTVSFIADYADVVYAVEIAPEPLAKLLDVCNNRMNILPIPADAATPLVYAPFVSTVDLLYQDIAQKEQVEIVLNNLVFLKSGGYLILMLKTRSVATQEDPEQICSKAVSKLQNAGLDDIKVTWLDRYHRDHAAIVCKKRDLKEL, from the coding sequence TTGATCTGGCAGGATGGGATATTGTGCTCTACCGGAAAGGCAATCAAAGGAGACAGGATGATTGGGCCCCTTCGTGTCTGGCCACCGGAGAGAAGCAAATTAGCTGCACTCTATTATCTTGGTTCTGGACCGGAGATTATAAAAACGGATCAAATTCTTTACCTTGGTGCTGCATCCGGAACAACAGTGTCGTTTATCGCTGATTATGCAGATGTCGTGTATGCGGTTGAGATTGCTCCAGAACCCCTTGCGAAGTTGCTTGATGTATGTAATAATAGGATGAACATTCTTCCAATTCCTGCTGATGCAGCAACCCCTCTTGTCTACGCTCCTTTTGTCAGCACAGTTGATCTGCTTTACCAGGATATTGCACAGAAAGAACAGGTGGAAATCGTTTTAAATAATCTGGTTTTCCTGAAATCCGGTGGTTATTTAATTTTAATGCTAAAAACGAGGAGTGTTGCTACCCAAGAGGATCCTGAACAGATTTGCAGTAAAGCCGTTTCTAAATTACAGAATGCAGGTCTTGATGATATCAAAGTAACATGGCTTGATAGGTATCATCGTGATCATGCAGCAATTGTCTGTAAAAAAAGAGATTTAAAAGAATTATAG
- a CDS encoding NOP5/NOP56 family protein, protein MDSKQSEKTDDLHVSSFYWYDELKIERDSTLPIPTVFYSRFIENGGKLSILPTWKEAVTKGICKDKDDYYFYLREICLMWSRNKLQKYNSSEEVRLVKLMLVLRETDLMMSRLSEQIINWDSMRESDSDSSVKQKKGLDPIREMASGTGNDGISLLCRDLVSMKGSRGKLVRDISMRCEKLLPNCSNIVGPLVAARLLLEAGSLKRLCRMPASKIQVLGARNALFSHLSSGSPPPKHGLIFEHKRIHAASRRIRGKISRTLASNLIIAFRIDYYRGTIDSAFLERAQLRIEKAGKKS, encoded by the coding sequence ATGGATTCAAAACAATCTGAAAAGACTGATGACCTGCATGTTTCTTCTTTCTATTGGTATGATGAGTTAAAGATTGAAAGGGATTCAACTTTACCTATTCCAACTGTTTTTTATTCCCGGTTCATTGAAAATGGGGGAAAACTCTCTATTCTACCGACCTGGAAGGAGGCAGTTACCAAAGGAATCTGTAAGGATAAGGATGATTATTATTTTTATCTCCGTGAAATCTGCCTAATGTGGTCAAGGAACAAGTTGCAGAAGTATAATTCATCTGAAGAAGTCAGGCTGGTAAAACTTATGCTGGTTCTTCGTGAGACGGACCTGATGATGAGTCGCCTTTCTGAACAAATTATTAACTGGGACTCGATGAGAGAAAGTGATTCGGATTCATCAGTAAAGCAAAAAAAGGGGTTAGATCCGATCAGGGAGATGGCATCAGGTACCGGAAATGATGGTATTTCGCTACTCTGTCGTGATCTTGTGAGCATGAAGGGGAGCAGGGGTAAACTCGTCCGGGATATTTCAATGAGATGTGAGAAACTCCTCCCTAATTGTAGTAATATTGTAGGTCCTCTGGTTGCTGCAAGGTTGTTGCTTGAGGCTGGTAGTCTGAAACGTTTGTGCAGAATGCCTGCTTCAAAAATTCAGGTTCTTGGAGCCCGTAATGCTCTCTTCTCGCATCTGTCTTCAGGATCTCCCCCTCCTAAACACGGTCTTATATTTGAGCATAAGCGAATACATGCTGCATCCCGGAGGATCAGGGGAAAGATCTCCCGGACTCTTGCTTCAAATCTTATAATTGCGTTTAGGATTGATTATTACCGAGGTACGATAGACTCTGCATTTCTAGAAAGAGCACAATTAAGAATTGAAAAGGCGGGGAAGAAATCTTGA